Proteins from one Parasteatoda tepidariorum isolate YZ-2023 chromosome 4, CAS_Ptep_4.0, whole genome shotgun sequence genomic window:
- the LOC107444492 gene encoding multifunctional methyltransferase subunit TRM112-like protein — translation MKLLTHNFMTSKCLKRVNVGFPLKIVASEIQETKVEFNSDFISRIIPKLDWDVVCSTAESIGHLNDLPKTLPTNYDIDEEFLRAAHHVLLEVEVVSGDLICPETGLHFPVSGGIPNMLVNEDEV, via the exons ATGAAACTGTTAACGCATAATTTCATGACATCTAAATGCTTGAAACGGGTTAATGTTGGTTTTCCATTGAAAATTGTT GCTAGTGAAATCCAGGAAACTAAAGTGGAATTCAATAGTGATTTCATTTCTCGAATTATACCTAAATTAGATTGGGATGTTGTATGTTCTACAGCAGAAAgt ATTGGCCATTTGAATGATTTGCCTAAGACATTGCCAACAAATTATGATATTGATGAAGAATTTTTGAGAGCTGCTCATCATGTATTGTTAGaa GTGGAAGTTGTCTCCGGGGATTTGATATGTCCTGAAACGGGTCTGCATTTTCCAGTTAGTGGTGGAATTCCCAATATGCTGGTGAATGAAGACGAAGTATAA
- the LOC107444491 gene encoding leucine carboxyl methyltransferase 1-like: MCEDDAVIATNDEAALCKRYAVHTGYWVDPHIEHFIKTTSDRKAPEISRGYYARVMGMKILLDQFLKTTNYNCQVINIGAGFDTLYWRLKDENVTVKSFIEVDLPPVTSKKCYIIRNRKNLLRMVATEDDDIQFSSCELHAGEYHLVGSDIRNTSELEGKLLNGLVDTAVPTVFLSECVLVYNEESLTSNFLKWVGEKFRTALFINYEQVNMGDKFGNVMIENLKKRGCNLAGVSACSDLESQRKRFIDAGWDGAKSWDMMEVYQHLPQHDVDRIEHLEFLDEQELLQQLLQHYCITVAFKGESLEDIGFN; the protein is encoded by the coding sequence atgtgTGAAGACGATGCTGTTATTGCAACAAATGATGAGGCTGCCCTTTGCAAACGATATGCAGTACATACTGGTTACTGGGTAGATCCTCATATTGAACACTTTATCAAAACAACGTCTGATAGAAAGGCTCCTGAAATTAGTCGTGGTTACTATGCCAGGGTGATGGGCATGAAAATTCTACTGGATCAGTTTCTTAAAACAACAAATTACAACTGTCAAGTAATAAATATTGGAGCTGGTTTTGATACATTATATTGGAGACTAAAAGACGAAAATGTGACTGTAAAAAGCTTCATTGAAGTTGATCTCCCTCCTGTTACGTcgaaaaaatgttatattatcaGAAACAGGAAGAATCTCTTGAGGATGGTAGCTACTGAAGATGATGATATTCAGTTTTCTAGCTGTGAGCTGCATGCTGGGGAATATCACCTAGTTGGCTCTGATATTAGAAACACAAGCGAGTTAGAAGGCAAACTTCTAAATGGACTTGTGGATACTGCTGTTCCTACTGTGTTTCTTTCTGAATGTGTTCTCGTTTACAATGAAGAATCTCTTACTTCCAACTTTCTCAAATGGGTAGGAGAAAAATTCCGAACTGCACTGTTCATCAACTATGAGCAAGTCAACATGGGTGACAAATTCGGTAATGTTATGATCGAAAACCTGAAGAAACGAGGTTGTAACTTAGCTGGTGTGTCAGCTTGCTCAGACCTAGAGAGCCAACGAAAGCGTTTCATTGACGCTGGCTGGGACGGTGCTAAGTCCTGGGACATGATGGAAGTATATCAGCACCTTCCTCAGCATGATGTGGATCGCATTGAGCATTTGGAATTCTTAGATGAGCAAGAGTTACTTCAACAACTTCTTCAACATTATTGTATTACTGTTGCATTCAAAGGTGAAAGTTTGGAGGATATAGGCTTTAACTAA